A window from Pseudomonas alloputida encodes these proteins:
- the truA gene encoding tRNA pseudouridine(38-40) synthase TruA, translated as MLLDIIDTATAESAAEGYSRIALGVEYKGARYRGWQRQASGVPSVQQALEQALSKVANEPISVVCAGRTDAGVHGCGQVVHFDTRAVRDERAWTMGTNFNLPHDISVVWSRPMPADFHARFKACARRYRYVIYNDPIRPAHLAEEVTWNHRPLDVDRMAEAAQYLLGTHDFSAFRASQCQAKSPIKHIYHLRVTRHGQMIVLDVRATAFLHHMVRNIAGVLMAIGAGERPVAWAREVLEGRNRREGGVTAHPYGLYLVQVEYPEAFALPKRYIGPHFLSGYEALAD; from the coding sequence ATGCTCTTGGACATCATCGACACCGCTACCGCCGAATCCGCGGCCGAAGGCTACTCCCGCATCGCCCTGGGCGTGGAATACAAAGGCGCGCGCTACCGCGGCTGGCAACGTCAGGCCAGCGGCGTGCCGAGTGTCCAGCAAGCCCTGGAGCAAGCGCTGTCCAAGGTCGCCAACGAGCCGATTTCGGTGGTCTGCGCCGGGCGTACCGACGCCGGCGTTCACGGCTGCGGGCAGGTCGTGCACTTCGATACCCGTGCCGTGCGTGACGAGCGCGCCTGGACCATGGGCACCAACTTCAACCTGCCGCACGACATCAGCGTGGTCTGGTCGCGGCCAATGCCGGCCGACTTTCATGCCCGCTTCAAGGCCTGCGCCCGGCGTTACCGCTATGTCATCTACAACGACCCGATTCGCCCGGCGCACCTGGCCGAAGAAGTGACCTGGAACCACCGTCCGCTGGACGTCGATCGCATGGCCGAGGCGGCGCAGTACCTGCTCGGTACCCACGACTTCAGCGCCTTCCGTGCCAGCCAGTGTCAGGCCAAGTCACCGATCAAGCACATCTACCACCTGCGTGTTACCCGCCATGGCCAGATGATCGTGCTGGACGTGCGTGCCACCGCCTTCCTGCACCACATGGTGCGTAACATTGCCGGTGTGCTGATGGCCATCGGCGCCGGCGAGCGTCCGGTTGCCTGGGCACGCGAGGTGCTGGAAGGGCGCAACCGCCGTGAAGGTGGGGTAACGGCCCACCCATACGGGCTTTACCTGGTGCAGGTGGAGTACCCCGAAGCGTTTGCGTTGCCCAAGCGTTACATCGGCCCACACTTTTTGAGTGGTTACGAGGCGTTGGCAGACTGA
- a CDS encoding phosphoribosylanthranilate isomerase, protein MSNVRSKICGITRIEDALAAAEAGADAIGFVFYAKSPRAVDVRQARAIIAELPPFVTTVGLFVNASRCELNEILEVVPLDLLQFHGDETPQDCEGYHRPWIKALRVRPGDDLEAACRLYAGARGILLDTYVPGVPGGTGEAFDWSLVPARLGKPIILAGGLSADNVGQAIAQVKPYAVDVSGGVEQAKGIKDAAKIEAFMRAVKQA, encoded by the coding sequence ATGAGCAATGTTCGCAGCAAGATCTGCGGGATTACCCGCATCGAAGACGCACTGGCCGCTGCCGAAGCGGGGGCCGATGCCATCGGCTTCGTCTTCTATGCCAAGAGCCCGCGGGCGGTGGACGTGCGCCAGGCGCGGGCGATCATTGCCGAGTTGCCGCCCTTCGTGACCACGGTCGGGCTGTTCGTCAATGCCTCGCGCTGCGAGCTGAACGAGATCCTCGAAGTGGTCCCGCTGGACCTGCTACAGTTTCACGGCGATGAAACCCCGCAGGACTGTGAAGGCTACCACCGCCCCTGGATCAAGGCCCTGCGTGTGCGCCCTGGCGATGACCTGGAGGCGGCCTGTCGGCTTTACGCGGGTGCCCGCGGCATTTTGCTCGACACCTATGTACCGGGCGTGCCAGGGGGAACCGGCGAGGCGTTCGACTGGTCATTGGTACCGGCGCGTCTTGGCAAGCCGATCATCCTTGCGGGCGGGCTGTCGGCCGATAACGTTGGCCAGGCCATTGCCCAGGTAAAGCCTTATGCGGTGGATGTCAGCGGTGGCGTGGAACAGGCCAAGGGCATCAAGGATGCGGCGAAGATCGAGGCCTTCATGCGTGCGGTGAAACAGGCTTGA
- the accD gene encoding acetyl-CoA carboxylase, carboxyltransferase subunit beta: MSNWLVDKLIPSIMRSEVKKSSVPEGLWHKCPSCEAVLYRPELEKTLDVCPKCNHHMRIGARARIDIFLDAEGRAELGADLEPVDRLKFRDGKKYKDRLTAAQKQTGEKDALISMSGTLMGMPIVVSAFEFSFMGGSMGAIVGERFVRAANYALENRCPMVCFSASGGARMQEALISLMQMAKTSAVLARLREEGIPFISVLTDPVYGGVSASLAMLGDVIVGEPKALIGFAGPRVIEQTVREKLPEGFQRSEFLLEHGAIDLIISRGELRPRLARLLAQMTGQQTPEEAREAAAVA; this comes from the coding sequence ATGAGCAACTGGTTAGTCGACAAACTGATCCCTTCGATCATGCGTTCCGAGGTGAAAAAGAGCTCGGTGCCTGAGGGCCTGTGGCACAAGTGCCCGTCCTGCGAGGCCGTGCTGTATCGTCCGGAGCTGGAAAAGACCCTGGATGTCTGCCCCAAGTGCAATCACCACATGCGCATCGGCGCACGTGCGCGCATCGACATCTTCCTTGACGCCGAAGGCCGTGCCGAACTGGGCGCTGACCTGGAACCGGTCGACCGCCTGAAGTTCCGTGATGGCAAGAAGTACAAGGACCGCCTGACCGCTGCGCAGAAGCAGACTGGCGAAAAGGACGCGCTGATCTCCATGAGCGGCACCCTGATGGGCATGCCGATCGTGGTTAGCGCCTTCGAGTTCTCGTTCATGGGCGGCTCCATGGGTGCCATCGTCGGCGAGCGCTTCGTCCGTGCGGCCAACTATGCCCTGGAAAACCGCTGCCCAATGGTTTGCTTCTCCGCTTCGGGCGGTGCGCGCATGCAGGAAGCGCTGATCTCGCTGATGCAGATGGCCAAGACCTCTGCCGTGCTGGCGCGCCTGCGCGAAGAAGGCATCCCGTTCATCTCGGTACTGACCGACCCGGTGTATGGCGGTGTTTCCGCCAGCCTGGCGATGCTCGGCGACGTCATCGTCGGTGAGCCGAAGGCCCTGATTGGTTTCGCCGGTCCACGCGTGATCGAGCAGACCGTACGCGAGAAGCTGCCTGAAGGCTTCCAGCGCAGCGAGTTCCTGCTGGAGCACGGTGCCATCGACCTGATCATCTCCCGTGGCGAATTGCGCCCGCGTCTGGCCCGCCTGCTGGCGCAGATGACCGGTCAGCAAACGCCGGAAGAAGCGCGTGAGGCGGCTGCCGTCGCGTGA
- a CDS encoding FimV/HubP family polar landmark protein produces MLRIRKLVLAMAAASALSSGMANALGLGELTLKSAQNQPLDAEIELLDVRDLKAAEVAPSLAPPEEFSKAGVAFPTYLEDLTFTPVINPNGKSVLRVTSSQPLPGPVVKFLVQVMWPQGRLLRDYSVLLDQAKAQGEQPAAGNVTPAITGASSYTTQRRDTLWQIAARNTQGGSIQQTMIAIQALNPDAFIGNNINQLKVGQVLRLPDQQQIQSIAQGEANREVAEQYAAWREGRRLGPRARQLDATRRGAAEAAPSRIAQGDNLRLVSPGNQAGAGQAKALNDELAMAQESLDTSRRDNEELKSRMADLQSQLDKLQRLIELKNNQLARLEGQGAAASAAAADTPEQPVVNPAPAAADTAPQPVPDTQPAPASQPKGALDSVLGNPWLLGVIAGSSILVLALLLWLLARKRKAQQEAEKHLRMARALEEEQGAGFDSDIESFGGVEAPEPGVTLSPAVVAASAAAAVAAEKVAEPVAEAAPEPEPQADPHAALLAQVDQCLAEGRLNRATELLEPAVAAAPERDDLRLKLMDVYARQGDQSAFAEQERQLPASEQNVAEVAGLKERYPAMLGLAAAGLGAAALAAEMDEQYVQELLHDEPKAPVVADVVPDELSGFEPQEQAEPEVVAQAAPDAELDAFDDVPTLDATDLAEQDLDSAFDLSLGEDLADQDPLAASVLDEPMAQGGVPDELIIAEPVLDEPVQEEAQPEEQPFAVDAELQADADADFEAMLAQAEPQPAVDLSDFDLDVSEPVAPAAPEALEQDPLDVTAELAAFDSEPEFDPVSEFDLPSDFDLSLSLEDDSPAAKSFASELNDVNAELDKLSQSLETPSLEPHFTSEDAVAQPEPEPLDDLDFDFFSGSDEVATKLDLARAYIDMGDSQGARDILDEVVKDGDDSQRQEAEDMLSRLV; encoded by the coding sequence ATGCTTCGAATTCGCAAACTGGTTCTGGCCATGGCTGCAGCATCCGCGCTGTCGTCTGGCATGGCGAATGCGCTGGGCCTGGGGGAGCTGACCCTGAAGTCGGCACAGAATCAGCCGCTGGACGCCGAGATCGAATTGCTCGACGTGCGCGACCTCAAAGCCGCCGAAGTGGCGCCGAGCCTGGCGCCACCGGAAGAGTTCAGCAAGGCCGGGGTGGCGTTTCCGACCTACCTCGAAGACCTGACCTTCACACCGGTGATCAACCCCAACGGCAAAAGTGTGCTGCGCGTGACCTCCAGTCAGCCGCTGCCAGGTCCGGTGGTCAAGTTCCTGGTGCAGGTGATGTGGCCGCAGGGCCGCCTGCTGCGTGACTATAGCGTGCTGCTCGACCAGGCCAAGGCACAGGGCGAACAGCCGGCGGCAGGCAATGTCACACCGGCCATCACCGGTGCCAGCAGCTACACCACCCAGCGTCGCGACACCTTGTGGCAGATTGCCGCGCGTAACACCCAGGGTGGATCGATCCAGCAGACCATGATCGCGATCCAGGCTTTGAACCCGGATGCCTTCATCGGCAACAACATCAACCAGCTGAAGGTTGGCCAGGTACTGCGCCTGCCCGACCAGCAGCAGATCCAGAGCATCGCCCAGGGCGAGGCGAACCGCGAGGTGGCCGAGCAGTATGCGGCCTGGCGTGAAGGCCGTCGCCTGGGACCGCGTGCCCGCCAGCTGGATGCCACTCGCCGTGGCGCCGCCGAGGCTGCACCGTCGCGTATCGCCCAGGGCGACAACCTGCGCCTGGTCAGCCCGGGCAACCAGGCCGGTGCAGGCCAGGCCAAGGCGTTGAATGACGAGCTGGCCATGGCCCAGGAAAGCCTGGACACCAGCCGTCGCGACAACGAAGAACTGAAAAGCCGCATGGCCGACCTGCAGAGCCAGCTGGACAAGCTGCAGCGCCTGATCGAGCTGAAGAACAACCAGTTGGCACGCCTGGAAGGCCAGGGCGCAGCCGCGTCGGCAGCGGCTGCCGATACCCCGGAGCAGCCCGTGGTCAATCCGGCACCTGCTGCTGCCGATACCGCACCCCAGCCTGTGCCGGACACCCAGCCAGCACCCGCCAGCCAGCCGAAGGGGGCGCTCGACTCGGTCCTGGGCAACCCGTGGCTTCTGGGCGTGATTGCCGGTTCCAGCATCCTGGTGCTGGCACTGCTGCTGTGGCTGCTGGCGCGCAAACGCAAGGCCCAGCAAGAAGCCGAGAAGCACCTGCGCATGGCGCGGGCGCTGGAAGAAGAGCAGGGCGCAGGTTTCGACAGCGATATCGAGAGCTTCGGCGGCGTCGAAGCCCCCGAGCCGGGTGTAACCCTGTCGCCGGCTGTGGTTGCCGCTTCGGCTGCAGCTGCCGTCGCTGCGGAAAAAGTGGCAGAACCGGTCGCCGAGGCAGCACCCGAGCCTGAACCACAAGCAGACCCGCACGCCGCGCTGCTGGCGCAAGTCGACCAATGCCTGGCCGAAGGCCGCCTTAATCGTGCCACCGAGCTGCTGGAGCCCGCCGTGGCCGCCGCACCGGAGCGTGACGACCTGCGCCTGAAACTGATGGACGTGTACGCCCGCCAGGGTGACCAGAGCGCGTTCGCCGAACAGGAGCGTCAGTTGCCGGCCAGCGAGCAGAACGTTGCTGAAGTCGCCGGCCTGAAAGAGCGTTACCCCGCCATGCTCGGCCTGGCCGCTGCCGGCCTGGGTGCGGCGGCGCTGGCTGCCGAAATGGATGAGCAGTACGTGCAAGAGCTGCTGCACGATGAGCCCAAAGCGCCAGTGGTTGCCGATGTGGTGCCTGACGAGTTGTCCGGGTTCGAGCCGCAAGAGCAGGCTGAGCCAGAGGTTGTCGCGCAAGCAGCGCCTGACGCTGAGCTGGACGCCTTCGATGATGTGCCAACGCTCGATGCAACGGACCTGGCCGAGCAGGATCTGGACAGCGCCTTCGACCTGAGCCTGGGTGAAGACCTGGCCGATCAAGACCCGCTGGCCGCGTCCGTGCTGGACGAGCCGATGGCGCAGGGGGGCGTACCCGACGAACTGATAATCGCTGAGCCTGTGCTCGATGAGCCCGTACAGGAAGAAGCTCAGCCGGAAGAACAGCCCTTTGCCGTGGATGCCGAGCTGCAAGCCGACGCCGACGCCGATTTCGAGGCCATGCTGGCTCAGGCCGAGCCTCAGCCTGCCGTGGACCTGTCTGATTTCGACCTCGACGTCAGCGAGCCGGTTGCCCCGGCTGCCCCTGAGGCGCTGGAGCAAGATCCGCTGGATGTCACCGCCGAACTGGCTGCCTTCGACAGCGAACCGGAGTTTGATCCGGTCTCCGAGTTCGACTTGCCATCGGACTTCGACCTGTCCCTGTCGTTGGAAGACGATTCGCCAGCCGCCAAGAGCTTTGCCTCGGAGCTCAATGACGTCAACGCCGAGCTGGACAAGCTGTCGCAGAGCCTCGAAACGCCATCGCTGGAGCCGCACTTCACCAGCGAAGACGCGGTGGCGCAACCAGAGCCTGAGCCTTTGGACGACCTGGACTTCGACTTCTTCTCCGGCAGTGACGAAGTCGCCACCAAGCTCGACCTGGCCCGTGCCTATATCGACATGGGTGACAGCCAGGGCGCGCGCGACATCCTCGACGAAGTGGTCAAGGATGGCGACGACAGCCAGCGTCAGGAAGCCGAGGACATGCTCTCCCGGCTGGTCTGA
- a CDS encoding aspartate-semialdehyde dehydrogenase, which produces MTHPLDIAVVGATGSVGEALVQILEELAFPVATLHLLASMESAGSSVMFAGKKLKVREVDSFDFAQVKLAFFATGAAVSRSFAGKALQAGCTVIDLSGGLDDALALVPEANAERLASLSLPARIVSPCSAAVALAVALAPLKGLLDIERVQVMAALAVSAQGREAVSELARQTAELLNARPLEPRFFDRQVAFNLLAQVGAADEQGHTALERRLVSELRVLLGLPELKISVSCVQVPVFFGDSFSVAVQSRRPVDLAAVNQALEAADSIERVENDDYPTPVGDAVGQDVVYVGRVRHGVDEDQQLNLWLTTDNVRKGAALNAVQVAQLLIKHMP; this is translated from the coding sequence CGTCGTCGGCGCCACCGGCAGCGTCGGTGAAGCCTTGGTGCAGATCCTCGAAGAACTGGCATTCCCGGTTGCCACTCTGCACCTGCTGGCCAGCATGGAATCGGCGGGCAGCAGCGTGATGTTCGCTGGCAAGAAACTGAAGGTGCGCGAAGTCGACAGCTTCGACTTCGCCCAGGTCAAGCTGGCCTTCTTCGCCACCGGCGCCGCCGTCAGCCGCAGCTTTGCCGGCAAGGCGCTGCAGGCGGGCTGCACGGTCATCGACCTGTCCGGCGGCCTGGACGACGCCCTGGCCCTGGTGCCGGAAGCCAACGCCGAACGCCTGGCCAGCCTGTCGTTGCCAGCGCGTATCGTCAGCCCATGCTCGGCCGCAGTAGCCCTGGCCGTCGCGCTGGCGCCGCTCAAAGGCCTGCTGGACATCGAGCGGGTGCAAGTGATGGCCGCGTTGGCGGTGTCTGCGCAAGGCCGTGAAGCGGTCAGCGAGCTGGCCCGGCAAACCGCCGAACTGCTCAATGCCCGCCCGCTGGAGCCGCGCTTCTTCGACCGCCAGGTGGCATTCAACCTGCTGGCCCAGGTCGGTGCTGCCGACGAGCAGGGCCATACCGCGCTGGAGCGCCGCCTGGTCAGCGAACTGCGCGTACTGCTGGGCCTGCCTGAACTGAAGATTTCCGTGAGCTGTGTTCAAGTCCCGGTGTTTTTCGGCGATAGCTTCAGTGTGGCCGTGCAAAGCCGTCGCCCGGTAGACCTGGCAGCGGTCAACCAGGCCCTGGAGGCAGCCGACAGCATCGAGCGGGTGGAAAACGATGATTATCCGACCCCGGTAGGTGACGCAGTGGGCCAAGACGTGGTCTATGTTGGACGTGTACGTCACGGTGTTGATGAAGACCAGCAACTCAACCTCTGGCTAACCACCGACAACGTGCGCAAAGGCGCCGCGCTCAATGCCGTGCAAGTGGCGCAATTGTTGATTAAACACATGCCGTAA